AAAAAGTGattgaaacgataaaaacgtacaaaatgcttcattattttaagtataaataattccattattTCGATTACCTAGAGTATCCGAATACCATGTGCAAAGTGTTTTAATCGTGCAATCGAGATACCATGGTTgtcgaaatttcaaatcgatacTCGTTGATAATGCAAAAGTATGGATTCGAGTatgttttgtaaaaaatttcttatggACATCGTATCGTGGTATTCCtactaaaaatacaaaaaaatatatgtatttatgtacgTCTAATTTTTGGTACGTTATTAATCATTATGAAATTCTATCATACTAATAGCATATTGTACTTTCAGTACTGGTGCCCAAAAATGTGCTGCTCTCCAAGCGCTGTCCGGTATTACGACTTTTTCAATATCATATTCATCTTCtgttttttgtataatttcttcttctgaACACAATAGTTGTAACCAGTGCCAATTTGTTCCAAGTTTCCTACGATCGAATCCTAAGGTAAGTACATGTTTTTTTAATGACACCATtagttatacgtaatattatatttacatgttTTAACAAACGATTCGTAACTATTACAATAGATGACGTAGGtaagatgaataaattatttttaactgtTAGAGTGGTATCGCGacgattaaaataatagaagGGATTAAGTAGTGAATTTAATTACTTGGCCAAATTGATGAGTAGATCTCCCGTGGGTGTCGCTATGTACGCGTAGTTTACAGATAAAGTGGTGAGAAACTCCAAGCAGCCGATGGCGCGAAACCAGTCGCATATCTTGATTTCTTTATCCGTGTAAAATCTTGATTGTTCGTGATGACCAGGATCCACCGTGAGACCTACCATTTTCTCGAACGCGTGCCAACAATATACGTGTCTCATTGTTTTACGGGAGTTGTATAATGCCAATAATAGTCGTATACCTTCGTCTGGCGTTAACGACAAACCTTCCAGACAAATAGATTCTAGTCTAATCTGTTTACTACAAtgtatgatatacatatagactaagttttatttttgtcgtattttacaattttatgtatatgttGTTTTGCAATAACACGACGCAATTGGAAAAcgcaattaaatttaaaatttatatgattaCCGTTTGTTATACAGTTTAGGttatttctacatatatatagtatatcgaCTTACTAGAGGAGTCGTTCTAGACGAGTTATCAAATTCTTCCGGCCAATTCGATCAAACGTTTGTAGCCGAATCAATTCTGCCCAAACGCTCATACCCCTCTTGCTTTTTTGGCTATACAGAAGTCTATAACATcgaaaacatatttttgaatcagagatattcgataattctatatcgcaataataatttattattatcaatgcTTTACTTTATAATTCATGAAGCTTAGATTTATTGTATATGGACAGTagaaaaagaagtaatttactctttaaataaaatcgcaTCGATTATACAAGCGTCTAAATTCGTCGATCAAAGATTATATAAACGATATAATCGGTTTGATCAAGTCACTATAAGATTCTTACTTGGCCAATGTAACGAGCAGAGCGTGATTCACTTGTTTCTGATAGGGATGTGAGTTTTTCATCGCGATTGAGTACAAATGCCAGTAGAAACGGCCCTGGgcataataactttttaattaccaGCCACCGCACGTTCTCACCGGCCGACATTCGTAATTGAGTTCTAGCCGTTCGGGTTAATTGAGTTCTCGGCTTTTGAATTCGCCGGGTTTCCTCCGGTGATATACGTACCTCCCTCGAGGGCAGAGGCAAATTCAACGCCGCCCTTGGAAACGCGGCCCTCTCGCAGTGCACCATCATTTCCCAGTGTCTGCGAGACTCGTTCGTGTATCGCGTTCTGTGAACCATATTgtctaattttttcattttctctccCTATTTTTTCTCGTTCTTTGCGTTTCTTTATCGCGATGGAAATATTACCTGGAAAGCTGTTCAAGCAGTTCTTTGACCAGAGGATCTGATTCTTCTGGCATGCTGTAACACGCTGAGAGCGGCCTCCAGATCGATGCTGATGATTCTTTCGTATCGCAGCTTTTttacgatgaaaaattaaaaattatgaatttgtaGCAAGTGTTAACTTTCGAATATTAGTCATGCACGTTACATCGAATTGTCCTGCTGTTCATTGGAAAGTGAATTGGATTCGGCCGATGCATTGCAACAAGTCGATGATAAGTCGTTTTGACAAACAGAAATATTATCCCTGTTAAAATAAGAATTCGTGACACACTCTATCCATTACGATGCATTAcgtattttgttatattattaggATAATATTACTTCATACACGACTTCTCTGTGCTTTGAGAATCTATATTTGATTTGTCTGGTAGATGGCAACAGATCGAATGGTTTGCACAAATATGATTCGTTATATTGGTCTCTGATTTTTCTAATTCGCTGCAACGCAATATGTATCTTCGACATACTGCTGTAGTCAAAgacatttttctgaaaataaagcAGAAGCTAagaaatttcgtataaaaaaggttaaattattacatttccaTGTCcaatgacgcataacgatttgcaaatgttttattttaagtatGAAATAAGTGaacgtatattttacatattacgtaaatataacaattttccttttcaacGTCATTATCATCAGCGCTCTTTCGATTCGATAATAGCATTAGCTTCAATGATTAATCAAagggaaattttaagaaactttaatAAACCATGGAAAAAGATACATTAACGTTGCTCTGTTGTTAATCGAATCTCACATAGACTGATAGAGCGATACAATGAAGAAACGTACACGTTCATTGATTTTTGGCAGAGATATAGAAACGTGGAGGCGATGATAGCACTCTCTTATTTATCATCGAAATTATATCCATTCGATCGAGTATTGGGCAAAGCGTAGGTATTTTGCAGATATTTTGAAGGCTCTTTTACAAATCTGGAGGACCACCCATATGTTTATAAGAAAGCTTAGAGCAAAAGacggaaataattttcttgccTCTTTGAGCACAAAGAATTTCTATTTCGGTGACCGTTGCTGGCGCATGCATTGTTTTAAGGTATTTTACGATACAGAGAAGGGCTATGGAATAGAGAAGGAgagacaagaaagaaaaagcgagACATTTACAAGGACTGAACTCGAACCACGAGTTCGTGGGTGCGGTTCCAATTATCCACAGTGGCTCtcagaaaggaaaaaggaccAGTGGAGCCCCTAGGCCGCAAAAAGGGTGGGGTCCTCTTACCATTCcgttttcttcctctttcttcatTCAACCCTCCCGGAGAACGTGTCGAATCGATTCTCCTCGACTCGTTTGCAAGCCGTCCGCCGAGTGACATACCGGATACGTGGTTGCCgttcattatcattttttattcccACGGAGAATATTTCGTGTACTTTTGACCAATCTCGTTTCGAAGAATTTATCCATTTTATTAAGATGAAACAAAAGGTACACGATGACGAAAACGACAAGGGGATAAGGTCGACGTCGTTCATAGCTCTTTCGACGCTTGAATCTGTGTTAAAACAACATCGTTCTATTTTTCTCCTCTTAACACATATTCACGTTCATCGTCATGTCGATGATGGTTCTGCTGGCTGTCGTTCGGAAGGGTCTATTGGGAATtgtctcgtttcttctctttttatctgCTAGGTAGCTATTTCTTGCTCGAGGCTCATTCAAATGCAGTCCATTGAGTTGCAACAACTTGCATCCTGTTTCTCGTTGGTACGAAACTATTTTTCGGTTACAACGGTCCCGAAAATAGTTCGACCGAGAAGAAAATCGTCTGTTTGCACCGTGGCAGGTCTGCGTTGTCGTTATTACTGTTAAACGTGTTCGGTTAAAATCGAACGTGAGATTCCTGTTTTTGTTGACTTATATAGGGTGCAGCTACCTGCGTAGGTGTACGAGGCATTCTTCGATGGCAGGCTATCCGTCTGAAAAAAATTACATCGGTCCCTTGACCGATTTTTGTCTTTCGGGGAATAGCTCGAACACGTAACCCTGGAAATTGTGAATTATATGCAAAACAGAAATTCGAAATCGCGTGCTACAgcgtttaaatattatctGGTAAATTGGAGTTGACCAGTTTGAATGTAATCATcttaatatcaatttattagtatttatCTACGTCTTTATcgataaagatataaaaattaattaccacTGCGATGAAACGAGCAACACTGTAAAATACAGGACAGGTATACAGGAGTACCGTGTAAATGGTATTTTCGTCCATATCTATGAACAACGTTATCAGTGAACGAACGTTTCATGTGTTGCAAGCCGATAAGTTTAATCGGAGCAAAACGACGCGCGGCTCCAAACTTACGAATGAATACTATCTATGCATCGGTAGTTAGCGTAACATCATGGCACGATTGCGAGTAACGCGCTACGAACTCGATGTTTAATCCTTTCCAGGGGAGGAAACGGtgtgaaaaaaaaatcaatcgCGTTATCTGTTGCGCACGGCGGTTTGCAATTAAAAGTCTCTTCCTAGATGCAGCTTCATGAAAAGACGCATTAACTGTTCCCTTGGTTTACCGGGGCACCCTGTACGATAGTAAAGCGTACGATAACGACCAAGTAAATTGTATCGCGAACGTTTTACGCtttcatttgcataaatattcgtcGGTGTTCGCGATCTTATATGACTTTGAGAACTACGATGCCCGTTACCGACGTACGTAGCGTCCGTTCTAGCAGAATTTATTCGGTGCAACGCACTTTTGTTTTTTCCCTGCAAGAATCCCATATTGCGTCATCACGTTTGCGCCCCGAGACTTTGTGTAGGATTTTACGACTGGGCGAGGTGTTCTAAAGTTGCTCTATCCGGTTTTATCCCATGTAAAAAACTATTAAACATCCCAGCTCATTAAGTGCATTCGCTTGTAGAAGgttatcaaataaattgcCGATAAGATGATGCAGGTAATTAATGACGGTATGCCCATTATAAATTGTAACGCTGATATAATTCTTAACGTTTCCGTGAATGCAACCGCCCGTCGTTTCCTCGTGATTCGAGGCATATTTCCGAACACATATACCTACGCGTCAAATCGCCTTACTTTCTATTCGCATTCGAATCACCGCAGCGTTTCGGAGCGCACCGCTGCGTAAATGGCAAGTGCCTCTAGAGATTTCCGAATTAATCGAGGACTACGTTTACAAGATTCCTCGAACGCTAACAGAAGTCTAAGTTACCGCATGGCCAAGTTCCGTGTCCTTAACGAGCTCTACAcattcttgaaattttatcgcatGGTTGAAGATCTTGTCGACCATCTCGCGACAGCTTTTCGATCGTTCTCGTTTGTTTTTTCTTACCGTGAAACCGCGTGTTCCGTTCCAAGCAGGACTCGGGAGGGGCGCGGATTTATAGGCTTTAATTAAACGCTATTCATTAGGCTCGGTAACCGAAAATGGCTCGAACGTCCCCGAAAAGCACCGTTTAGGTAGCCAGAATCGCATTAGACCACACAAGTAGATGCAACCTTTCGTCAGCTGGTCGGCGAtcattttatatgaatttctGCGGTTGcgattttatcaaaaatcaTTCTGTCTTCTTAATATATCGTGTTACGAACCTGTTTGATGTTGGCCAAGAAAAATCCTCTTAACCATCGTTATCTAATTTTAGACCGGTGATTTTTTACTAAGACGCATTATCGTTTCGCTATTCCAGCTGGCTAAAAGGGGTTGCCTTTATAACTTCTCAAAATCCGAGCTCGATGAAGCGGTCTGATTAGGCGACTTGATTTATCTTCTTCGTCGAGCAGATATAGCTAGTGGCCTTCGTTTTCGGTCTCTTTCTCGGGCATGCAAtctcgttaaaatttattcatgaTTCGGTACCGCGAACGCATCCTTAGTAAGACCCCACCGGGGACTGGTCGGACTGGTCGCGGTCCAAATATTCGTTGAGACGGCCTATTTTCCGCGTAATGTGATAGGGGCTTAATACCACTCTCGAACCGGTCGCGAGCTTTGATTTATCGATCGGCGGTATCGACTTTGTTATGCCCCGGCTAATCCCCCGAGTTCACGTTCCTCCGTGCGTCTGCGGCGGAGGGTTGTGCAGGCCTCTCTTATTGTCTCGCCGACACGACAGCGTCACTATGAATCTTAAACAcgttaatgataaaattaggGTTATCAATAAGCAGCTGCACGAGAGAGAACAATCTCCTTAATGATATACCGCGTGGACGCGAGAACGTCTGTACTAGGCCTTGggtttattaaataagtaaTTTTCGGTTGCGCGGTAGTCGGTCACGAACGTCTCGAAAAAGAATAACGAAACGACCCGCGAGGAACATCTACGAGGGAGCGAAGGAGGAATATCCACGAGGGAGCGAAGGAGGAACATCCACGAGGGAGGGAAGGAGCAACATCGTACCGTCTAAACAAGGTGGTTGGTGGTGATGCACGGTGTAACGGGGAGGGTCCGGAATTAATCGCGGTGAGTTGGGAAATTCGTTGTGGGATTTTTATTCGAGGGAGCTGTTCGCCTTTCAGACGGTTTCGTGTACTTCAGGAGTGATGCGCTGGCACCTTGTCAGACTTGTAGGCGTTTCGCCTGCCTCGCTTCATACCTTCAACTTGTACAATGGGGTACAACGACgtggagaaagaggaagaccATGCTCGCCCACCTCCGAAACTAATAAGTATTGTCCATCAGGCGCATTGTTTCGATGCCCACGTAGGGCCAGCCAACAC
This Bombus pascuorum chromosome 1, iyBomPasc1.1, whole genome shotgun sequence DNA region includes the following protein-coding sequences:
- the LOC132913440 gene encoding uncharacterized protein LOC132913440 produces the protein FRCYRLLYSQKSKRGMSVWAELIRLQTFDRIGRKNLITRLERLLYKQIRLESICLEGLSLTPDEGIRLLLALYNSRKTMRHVYCWHAFEKMVGLTVDPGHHEQSRFYTDKEIKICDWFRAIGCLEFLTTLSVNYAYIATPTGDLLINLAKKLGTNWHWLQLLCSEEEIIQKTEDEYDIEKVVIPDSAWRAAHFWAPVLKVQYAIIGIPRYDVHKKFFTKHTRIHTFALSTSIDLKFRQPWYLDCTIKTLCTWYSDTLVYLCLQLWHNRQNLDDQLRRLFIYLPSLRVFEYIGEIRTLKTLCAMCCQIRSGHCNVYRVNMQLQDVNGLDKEKWIKSIRCMTACFKCDFDRMGVEFNIDFYCC